The Glycine soja cultivar W05 chromosome 19, ASM419377v2, whole genome shotgun sequence genomic sequence TCATTTAATCATGTGCTACACGAATTTGACTACATCCGTTGTGCAATTGTGTAGCAATACATCCTTAAGTTGtctttttgttaataatttcaTGCTCTTTCATATTCTCTCTTCAACACTTACTCTGCatgatattaaaagaaaaatttatgttaCCCTTCGTAATGATAAGAGATTTTGCACAGTAGTAGAAgaaatgttttaaaaagtaaaaaaagaaattatattatgAGTATTATTAAATTCGGTCAGATCAACATCTAACTCAAACAgcatattattagtaattaattaagtCATTTTCAAACTGTCAAATGGTTAAACCACgttatgtgtgtatatatatatatatatatatatatatatatatatatatatatatatatatatatatatatatatatataatgctaaAAATTCATTCTTTTTTCTGGTGAGTGGCTGCTAAATATTACGCTATTATTTGTACAAATTGATTCAACCATAAAACTACATATAaggttttttaaattatcatctaattaaaaataatcaagaaatataattttttaaaataattattacaaaaatcagtatttttattatatataataaaagtaaaatatgattttagttcctcaaaatatcttaaatttagttttaatactttataatttaacatatttttaatctctGCATTTAACAAAAGTGATGTAATTTAAGTCCCTCTCGTTAGATTTTTGTTAGaaacgtgtttttttttaaaaaaaaatggaaggagttaaaatatattaatttttataggaACAAACTctaaattcaatatatatatatactttggaccgtttgtttaaaattaaaataagtatcctataaaaaaaatgattgtttcACAAACAGATAAAATTTGCTTATTGaactaagtaaaaaaaattaaaacaaatatataaaataaaaactacttatctattttaaaaaatacttattttaacaaataaatcgAAACAAATCCACCCAATATTACATGATGATATATAATTGAATACCAGTTCAATAATATACTTTATAAAAACAGTCTACTCTGATTCcaataattatttactttttgatGTGGACAAATAAATAATGacactatttaatttttacatgtggacaatacattaattttaaattcaaggtGGTgacattcatttatttatttacaactATCTCAGCTTGGAGGTCCTTCATTCAACGTAGAGCTTGGACGCAGAGACGGGCTTATTTCCAAGGCATCGAGTGTAGAAGGAAACCTTCCGAAAGCAAACTTCAATTTGGACCAACTCAACGCGCTTTTCGCCAAGCACGGTCTGACCCAAACGGACGTGATTGCGCTCTCTGGGGCCCACACCGTTGGGTTCTCGCACTGCGATCAGTTCGCTAACCGTTTATATTCCTTTTCATCCTCCAACCCGGTGGACCCCACTCTGGACCCCACCTATGCCCAGGATCTAATGGCGGGGTGCCCTAGGAACCCCGACCCAGCCGTAGTGCTTCCCCTGGACCCGCAATCCCCTGCGGCGTTCGACAACGCGTATTACCAAAACCTGCTCTCCGGAAAAGGGTTGCTAACCTCAGACCAGGTTCTGTTCGAGGATGCCACGTCACAGCCCACGGTGGTGCGGTTCGCGAACAGCGCTGCGGATTTTAACGATGCGTTTGTCGCGGCCATGAGGAAGCTCGGAAGGGTCGGGGTCAAGACTGGGAAAGATGGAGAGATTCGGAGAGATTGCACGACGTTCAATTCGTAAATCATACTAtctttttggttctttttataagaaataaattttagtgt encodes the following:
- the LOC114400735 gene encoding peroxidase 55-like encodes the protein MEKIMRTVLMALLMAFTMLISKGEGQLVENFYSSSCPNVESMVKQAVTNKFTETITTGQATLRLFFHDCFVEGCDASVIISSPNGDTEKDAEENISLPGDGFDTVIKAKQAVEASCPGVVSCADILALATRDVIGLLGGPSFNVELGRRDGLISKASSVEGNLPKANFNLDQLNALFAKHGLTQTDVIALSGAHTVGFSHCDQFANRLYSFSSSNPVDPTLDPTYAQDLMAGCPRNPDPAVVLPLDPQSPAAFDNAYYQNLLSGKGLLTSDQVLFEDATSQPTVVRFANSAADFNDAFVAAMRKLGRVGVKTGKDGEIRRDCTTFNS